The following proteins are co-located in the Solanum pennellii chromosome 1, SPENNV200 genome:
- the LOC107012689 gene encoding extensin has translation MSNQQRPFSWFRLAPFGRQTQPTPAPTPPPTPRPTAFRSPAPRPYRPPAPQPRPTIRPPAATSPPPPATPIRAFFPAPKSPTPSTAPVSPAKSILPSSPTSPAFLPIASSSFSLKSPETKTPAPYSSSLTTAPLPKPTAPPPPSPATTTLTAPTTSRVVKPRNESPPKLHPETKPLFRLPGKEAPGNSKMNEKSAMDNNKVSSTKFEKLPRRLVTLIGENKGAIMLLKPNSIKKSYTTTSNVFGGKSQTVGKKEEGNSDQKKKKEDESDMEESTMFINSNVQGVNNSILDESSFTDHDPGFHIFFSTD, from the coding sequence ATGTCTAACCAACAAAGACCATTTTCATGGTTCCGTTTAGCTCCTTTTGGTCGCCAAACACAACCAACTCCAGCTCCAACTCCACCACCAACCCCTCGGCCAACAGCATTTCGATCTCCTGCTCCACGACCATATAGGCCTCCTGCCCCTCAGCCTCGACCAACCATTCGACCACCTGCTGCCACATCTCCTCCTCCACCTGCTACTCCAATTCGAGCATTTTTCCCTGCACCAAAATCTCCAACACCATCTACTGCCCCTGTCTCTCCAGCCAAATCAATACTTCCTTCATCACCTACATCTCCTGCATTTCTCCCAATTGCTTCCTCTTCCTTCAGCTTAAAAAGCCCTGAAACCAAGACCCCTGCCCCTTATTCCTCTTCATTGACCACTGCTCCACTCCCAAAACCAACAGCACCTCCACCTCCTTCCCCTGCCACCACCACTCTCACTGCTCCTACTACTTCAAGAGTCGTCAAGCCAAGGAACGAATCACCACCAAAATTACACCCCGAAACAAAGCCTCTGTTTCGTCTACCCGGGAAAGAAGCCCCTGGAAATTCTAAGATGAATGAGAAATCTGCTATGGATAACAACAAAGTTAGTAGtactaaatttgaaaaattaccAAGGAGGTTGGTAACACTGATCGGCGAAAACAAAGGGGCAATAATGCTATTGAAACCAAATTCCATCAAGAAATCTTATACTACTACTAGTAATGTATTTGGAGGTAAGTCCCAAACGGTTGGCAAGAAAGAAGAAGGCAATAGTgatcaaaagaagaagaaagaagatgaaAGTGACATGGAAGAATCTACTATGTTCATTAACAGTAATGTACAAGGAGTGAACAACTCGATTTTAGACGAATCGAGTTTCACTGATCATGATCCTGGTTTCCATATCTTCTTCTCAACAGATTAA
- the LOC107008019 gene encoding uncharacterized protein LOC107008019: MAATLSLLKLPILPSKPKFKISIPSCKHSPVTLLPQQCHQDSYNHQKLLLHETIEQLKSASLPLTALTLPFFLDAQDAFAAGGEFGIFEGRSFALIHPIVMSGLFVYTLYAGYLGWQWRRVRTIQNEINELKKEVKPVAVTPEGTPIENPKPSPVEAKIQQLTEERKELIKGSFRDRHFNAGSILLGFGVSEAIFGGLNTWLRTGKLFPGPHLFAGAGITVLWAVAAALVPAMQKGNETARSLHIAMNALNVILFVWQIPTGIDIVFKVFQFTNWP; the protein is encoded by the exons ATGGCTGCCACACTTAGCCTTCTCAAACTTCCAATCTTGCCCTCAAAACCCAAATTCAAGATTTCAATTCCCAGCTGCAAACATTCTCCAGTTACTCTTCTGCCACAACAATGTCATCAAGATTCTTACAACCATCAAAAGTTGCTCCTTCATGAAACCATTGAACAGCTTAAATCAGCTTCTCTTCCTCTTACTGCACTCACATTACCTTTCTTTCTTGATGCCCAG GATGCATTTGCGGCAGGTGGAGAATTTGGGATTTTTGAGGGGAGGAGTTTTGCTCTGATTCATCCCATTGTTATGAGTGGTTTATTTGTTTACACTTTATATGCTGGTTATCTTGGATGGCAATGGAGGAGAGTTAGGACTATACAAAATGAGATTAATGAGCTCAAGAAGGAAGTTAAACCTGTCGCTGTGACTCCTGAGGGCACCCCTATTGAAAACCCCAAGCCATCCCCTGTTGAAGCTAAAATTCAGCAACTCACTGAG GAGCGGAAGGAGTTAATCAAAGGTTCATTCAGGGATAGACACTTCAATGCAGGTTCAATATTGCTTGGTTTTGGGGTGTCTGAGGCAATTTTCGGAGGTTTGAATACCTGGCTTAGGACAGGAAAGTTATTTCCagggcctcatttgtttgcaggGGCAG GTATTACAGTTCTATGGGCAGTAGCAGCAGCTCTTGTACCAGCAATGCAAAAGGGGAACGAAACAGCTAGGAGTCTGCACATAGCTATGAATGCATTAAACGTTATCCTATTTGTTTGGCAAATCCCTACTGGAATTGACATTGTCTTCAAAGTATTCCAATTTACCAACTGGCCTTGA